One region of Solea senegalensis isolate Sse05_10M linkage group LG14, IFAPA_SoseM_1, whole genome shotgun sequence genomic DNA includes:
- the serpinb1 gene encoding leukocyte elastase inhibitor — MANISASNTIFALELLRTLSQENPNGNMFVSPLSISSALAMVYLGARGDTAAQMAKALSFSEGEGVHADFEKLNTDIITPSASYTLKTANRLYGEKTANFLQTFLDATQKYYHADLQAVDFTGAPEACRADINSWVEEQTENKIKDLLKPGTVTTNTRMALVNAIYFKGNWLKRFDQANTKEMPFKITENETKPVQMMYQMKKLPYNYIPDHNLQILELPYEGNELSMFILLPENSVQELEKALTQERLDEWTNRENMDVESEIVVHLPKFKLEDDYELNGPLAQLGMSDVFCSAKADLSGMNGEGGLFLSTVVHKAFVEVNEEGTEAAAATAGMVSFCMLREEHFTADHPFLFFIRHNKTKSILFLGRFSSPQ, encoded by the exons ATGGCCAACATCAGCGCCTCAAACACCATTTTTGCCTTGGAACTGTTACGGACTCTGAGTCAAGAAAACCCCAATGGAAACATGTTCGTCTCTCCGCTGAGCATCAGCTCAGCTCTGGCTATGGTCTACCTCGGAGCGAGAGGAGACACAGCTGCTCAGATGGCAAAG GCCCTGTCATTCAGCGAGGGTGAAGGTGTCCACGCAGACTTCGAGAAGCTTAACACAGACATCATCACACCGTCGGCATCTTACACTCTGAAAACAGCCAATCGTCTTTATGGAGAGAAAACGGCCAACTTCCTGCAA ACTTTCCTCGACGCTACGCAGAAGTACTACCATGCCGACCTGCAGGCTGTGGATTTCACTGGGGCTCCAGAGGCGTGCAGAGCGGACATCAACAGCTGGGTCGAGGAGCAGACAGAAA ACAAGATAAAAGATCTCCTGAAGCCAGGAACAGTCACTACGAATACGAGGATGGCTCTGGTTAATGCTATCTACTTCAAGGGGAACTGGCTGAAACGCTTTGATCAAGCAAACACCAAAGAGATGCCCTTTAAAATCACTGAG AATGAGACCAAACCGGTTCAGATGATGTACCAGATGAAGAAGCTGCCCTACAACTACATCCCCGACCACAACCTGCAGATCCTGGAGCTCCCATATGAGGGAAACGAGCTGAGCATGTTCATACTGTTGCCTGAGAACTCTGTGCAGGAG CTGGAGAAGGCGCTGACGCAGGAGAGGCTGGACGAGTGGACCAACAGAGAAAACATGGACGTGGAGTCAGAAATCGTCGTTCATCTGCCAAAGTTCAAGCTGGAGGACGACTACGAGCTGAACGGGCCTCTGGCTCAACTGGGCATGAGTGACGTGTTCTGCTCGGCAAAGGCCGACCTGTCTGGCATGAACGGTGAAGGGGGACTCTTCCTGTCCACAGTGGTACACAAAGCCTTTGTGGAGGTCAATGAGGAGGGCACAGAGGCAGCTGCAGCCACCGCTGGAATGGTGTCCTTCTGTATGCTCAGAGAGGAGCACTTCACTGCAGACCAccccttcctcttcttcatcaggCACAATAAGACCAAGTCCATCCTCTTCCTCGGCAGGTTTTCATCTCCTCAGTAG